From the genome of Kosmotoga arenicorallina S304, one region includes:
- a CDS encoding ArsB/NhaD family transporter has product MVFLYGSVVLVLMAVVYYFLVSGKMDKAASAFAGGAILLFLTAILNNAFPDALPEGVKNLNLENLSSFVDFKTLGLLVGMMIMLPFIEESGFFQFMAVTVVKMSRGNFKLLYILTSLIVGVASAFLNNVSTVMVFVPVVLAVTDALEKNPFPFLIMIILSANLGGTATLIGDPPNMIVGFAAGKSFNDFLSNVSPVVIITLVTVLILLLWKEGKYFKLNDEEQDTLKRFANTNPSSQIRDWKMLRISLTIFALALVGFTLPPSLGIDPALVSLLAAAVTLFVMKVNGEMMEKLFHKIEWGTIFFFLGMFTLVYGLEAVGLMNVVVNFLVNSLHSPLLLLIFVLWFPLLLSSFVSAVPMVMIMVPIIKGIIGNPALVFSGNVALSDTLWWALVLGACYGGNGTIVGAAANMVVTGMSQKLKRGKLTFSNYMKYTFPLLMVSGIIATMFVVIRYYSIQT; this is encoded by the coding sequence ATGGTTTTTTTGTACGGTAGTGTGGTACTGGTTCTTATGGCCGTTGTCTATTATTTTCTTGTATCTGGCAAGATGGACAAAGCCGCCAGTGCCTTTGCAGGTGGCGCAATTCTGCTTTTTTTGACTGCAATACTGAATAACGCTTTTCCTGATGCACTTCCTGAAGGTGTAAAAAACTTGAATCTCGAAAATTTGAGCAGTTTTGTTGATTTCAAGACCCTGGGGCTTTTAGTGGGAATGATGATTATGCTCCCCTTTATAGAGGAATCCGGCTTTTTCCAATTTATGGCCGTTACGGTAGTTAAAATGAGCCGGGGAAATTTCAAGCTTTTGTATATTCTTACTTCTTTGATTGTCGGCGTTGCATCTGCTTTTCTAAACAACGTGAGTACGGTTATGGTCTTTGTTCCGGTTGTTCTTGCAGTTACTGATGCTTTGGAAAAAAATCCTTTCCCTTTTCTCATCATGATAATACTTTCGGCAAATCTTGGAGGCACAGCCACTCTGATAGGCGATCCCCCTAATATGATAGTGGGTTTCGCAGCTGGGAAGAGCTTTAATGATTTTTTGAGCAATGTTTCCCCCGTAGTTATAATAACGCTGGTTACCGTCCTTATTCTCCTCTTGTGGAAAGAGGGCAAATACTTTAAACTCAATGATGAAGAGCAAGATACTTTGAAGAGGTTTGCCAACACAAACCCTTCATCACAAATCAGAGACTGGAAGATGTTACGCATATCGTTGACAATATTCGCTCTTGCATTGGTTGGCTTTACTTTGCCACCATCGTTAGGGATCGATCCAGCTTTAGTCTCTCTTCTGGCAGCAGCGGTTACACTTTTTGTTATGAAAGTCAACGGTGAAATGATGGAAAAGCTCTTTCACAAGATCGAATGGGGAACCATCTTTTTCTTCCTGGGGATGTTTACACTGGTTTACGGCCTTGAGGCTGTTGGTCTGATGAATGTCGTTGTGAATTTTCTTGTGAATTCGTTGCACAGTCCTTTGTTGTTGTTGATATTCGTTCTCTGGTTCCCGTTACTCCTTTCAAGTTTTGTCAGTGCCGTCCCGATGGTGATGATAATGGTTCCTATAATAAAGGGCATTATCGGAAATCCTGCGCTAGTATTCAGTGGAAATGTCGCTCTTTCTGATACGTTATGGTGGGCACTGGTCCTTGGAGCATGCTATGGCGGTAATGGAACGATAGTAGGTGCAGCTGCAAATATGGTAGTAACAGGCATGAGTCAAAAATTAAAAAGAGGGAAGCTGACCTTTTCAAACTATATGAAATACACATTCCCTTTGTTGATGGTATCCGGGATAATAGCAACGATGTTTGTGGTTATAAGATATTACTCAATACAAACTTAG
- the buk gene encoding butyrate kinase — MRILVINPGSTSTKLAIFEDERIVETKTIRHSAEELSGYHNLYSQKDFRKELILEFLNEKGYSLKEFDAIVGRGGLLKPLQGGTYHVNEKMVEDLKEARYGEHASNLGAILAKELAGTASGIPAFIADPVVVDEMKEVAKFTGHPDFKRKSIFHALNQKAVARSVAQKYGKKYEEMNFVVAHMGGGISIGAHEKGRVVDVNNALNGDGPYTPERSGTLPLTQLIKLCFSGKYTKSEIKKLIKGKGGLVAYTGTNDCTMIQQKLREGNKELELYYRGMCYQIIKWIGKMAAALKGEVDLIILTGGLAYDNSFLVPWISEKVSFIAPVEVVPGGDEELALALAASRVLKGEEVAKTY; from the coding sequence GTGAGGATACTCGTAATCAACCCCGGTTCAACTTCGACAAAACTCGCTATTTTTGAAGATGAAAGAATTGTGGAAACGAAAACTATAAGGCATTCTGCGGAGGAACTCTCGGGATATCACAACCTTTATTCGCAGAAGGACTTCAGAAAAGAGTTGATTCTCGAGTTTCTCAATGAAAAGGGATACTCTCTGAAAGAATTTGATGCCATTGTTGGCAGAGGAGGGCTTTTAAAGCCACTGCAAGGCGGGACATATCATGTAAATGAAAAAATGGTTGAGGATCTCAAAGAGGCAAGATACGGCGAACATGCTTCTAACCTTGGAGCGATACTGGCAAAAGAACTTGCCGGGACCGCAAGTGGAATCCCTGCTTTTATAGCAGACCCTGTTGTAGTCGATGAGATGAAAGAAGTGGCTAAATTTACCGGACATCCAGATTTTAAACGGAAATCGATTTTCCACGCGCTGAATCAAAAAGCTGTTGCCCGCTCTGTTGCCCAAAAATACGGTAAAAAGTACGAGGAAATGAATTTTGTCGTTGCGCATATGGGTGGAGGCATTTCAATAGGTGCCCATGAAAAAGGCAGGGTTGTTGATGTGAACAATGCACTTAATGGTGATGGTCCCTATACACCCGAGAGATCCGGAACCCTTCCTTTGACTCAACTCATAAAGCTCTGTTTCAGTGGAAAGTACACTAAGAGCGAAATCAAAAAGCTGATAAAAGGCAAAGGGGGCTTAGTAGCTTATACGGGCACTAACGATTGCACTATGATACAGCAAAAACTAAGGGAAGGAAACAAAGAACTGGAATTATACTATCGGGGTATGTGTTATCAGATAATTAAATGGATAGGCAAAATGGCGGCAGCTCTCAAGGGCGAAGTGGATTTGATTATTCTAACCGGTGGTTTGGCATATGATAACAGTTTTTTAGTGCCCTGGATAAGCGAAAAGGTATCCTTTATTGCCCCGGTTGAAGTTGTCCCCGGTGGTGATGAAGAGCTTGCCCTGGCTCTTGCAGCAAGCAGGGTGTTAAAAGGGGAAGAAGTAGCTAAGACTTATTGA
- the buk gene encoding butyrate kinase — MRILVINPGSTSTKLGIYENNTLIRKEYVKHSPEEEENMSILQKVESRSKTINQFLEKNGYRTEDFDAIACRGGILPPLESGTYQVDEDMVQYLLQKSMFDHPSNYAAPIGMALSKEKIPVFITDPVSVDELCPEARLSGIPQLKRLSLFHALNMKAVAREVAKEMGSDIKDLTFVIAHLGGGISVGLQAKGKMIDVNNSKDEGPFGPNRTGDLPVGDVVEKAFSGEFTEKELIKRYSSKGGLISYLGTDNLREVLDKSKYDNYAKQVLDAMIYQIAKEIGGLCAIAGGDIDAIILTGGMAYNSDFVERIKSYISNFGLVVVKPGDNELLSLAQGAERVLNGEEEAKHLSLEGIL; from the coding sequence ATGAGAATACTGGTCATAAATCCCGGGTCAACATCAACCAAGCTCGGGATATATGAAAATAATACGCTGATAAGAAAAGAATACGTAAAGCACTCTCCCGAAGAAGAAGAAAACATGAGTATTCTGCAAAAGGTAGAATCCAGATCTAAGACCATCAATCAATTTCTGGAAAAAAATGGTTACAGGACAGAGGATTTCGACGCCATAGCATGTAGAGGGGGAATATTACCTCCCCTTGAAAGTGGCACCTATCAAGTGGATGAAGATATGGTTCAATATCTGCTTCAAAAGTCAATGTTTGACCATCCTTCAAATTATGCCGCTCCAATAGGTATGGCGCTTTCAAAAGAGAAAATTCCTGTATTTATAACCGATCCTGTTTCTGTGGATGAACTTTGCCCTGAAGCCAGATTAAGCGGAATACCACAGCTCAAACGCCTTAGTCTTTTTCATGCGTTGAACATGAAAGCTGTAGCAAGAGAAGTAGCTAAAGAAATGGGATCCGACATAAAAGATCTTACCTTTGTCATAGCTCACCTTGGCGGTGGTATCTCAGTTGGTTTGCAAGCAAAAGGGAAGATGATAGATGTGAACAATAGCAAGGATGAAGGCCCTTTTGGACCAAACAGAACAGGCGACCTCCCTGTGGGTGATGTGGTTGAAAAAGCTTTTAGCGGAGAATTCACAGAGAAAGAATTGATAAAACGTTATTCCAGCAAAGGTGGCCTTATCTCTTATCTGGGAACAGATAATTTACGTGAAGTACTTGATAAATCAAAGTATGACAATTATGCAAAGCAAGTGCTGGATGCGATGATATATCAAATCGCAAAGGAAATAGGGGGTCTTTGTGCTATCGCCGGCGGAGATATCGATGCAATAATTCTTACAGGAGGAATGGCTTATAATTCTGACTTTGTCGAGAGAATAAAGTCTTACATCTCTAATTTTGGCCTTGTGGTGGTAAAGCCCGGGGACAATGAATTACTATCTTTGGCTCAGGGAGCTGAAAGAGTTCTTAATGGTGAAGAAGAAGCAAAGCACCTTTCTCTGGAGGGGATATTATGA
- a CDS encoding aminotransferase-like domain-containing protein, which yields MKKFAFSKIGQKLTSSIIRELLKDVNVPGMISFGGGVPDPKTFPRYKLSEVAKDVLENEFAFSLQYGPTEGDDVLKEAYINFLKRNDNIEGLTKDNLLITVGSQSALYLLSTILLDSESKYFVSKPVYLGAASAFSMNSMNHIDLPLSEDGIDTDLLEEKLLELDKKGEISKVRFIYVIPNFHNPAGVTLNLERRKKIIELAEKYDLLIIEDDPYGDLRYEGEGFPSLFKMAGKNRVLLLRTFSKVLSPGMRLGFVIGHEILIRKLVMAKQAVDLCSPSLTQRIAGRFLEKYDLKELLKPTIEIYRKKKDLMLEELERNFADMEGVHWTRPQGGLFIWLTLPEGYDTMEMMASGKKNGVLFIPGSAFSIGGGCDNSMRLSFCLPSEENIIEGVKRLKKTVVEYGKEKGLL from the coding sequence ATGAAAAAATTCGCATTTTCAAAAATAGGTCAGAAACTCACTTCATCAATCATCAGAGAATTGCTTAAGGATGTCAACGTCCCCGGAATGATCTCCTTTGGGGGAGGTGTTCCCGATCCCAAAACTTTTCCAAGATACAAACTTTCAGAAGTAGCCAAGGATGTATTAGAAAATGAATTCGCTTTTTCTTTACAATATGGTCCTACTGAAGGAGACGATGTTCTAAAAGAAGCATATATAAATTTTTTAAAGAGAAACGATAACATCGAAGGCCTCACAAAGGATAACTTGCTCATAACGGTTGGTTCACAAAGCGCTCTTTACTTGCTTTCAACTATTTTGCTCGATTCTGAGAGCAAATATTTTGTTTCAAAACCCGTCTACCTTGGTGCTGCAAGTGCTTTCTCCATGAATTCTATGAATCATATAGATCTGCCTCTATCTGAAGATGGCATTGATACCGATTTACTGGAAGAGAAGCTTCTGGAACTCGATAAAAAAGGGGAAATAAGCAAAGTCAGATTCATATATGTAATTCCCAACTTCCACAATCCGGCAGGGGTCACATTGAATCTCGAACGCCGAAAGAAGATAATCGAACTGGCGGAAAAGTATGACCTGTTAATAATTGAAGATGATCCCTATGGCGACTTGCGTTATGAAGGCGAAGGTTTTCCATCCCTATTTAAGATGGCTGGAAAAAACAGGGTTTTGTTGCTGAGAACCTTCAGCAAGGTTCTCTCACCCGGAATGAGATTGGGATTTGTCATCGGGCATGAAATTTTGATAAGGAAACTGGTTATGGCAAAACAGGCTGTAGACCTTTGCTCACCAAGCCTTACACAGCGCATTGCTGGAAGATTTCTTGAAAAGTACGACCTTAAAGAACTTTTGAAACCAACAATAGAGATTTATAGAAAGAAAAAAGATCTCATGCTTGAAGAACTGGAAAGAAATTTCGCAGATATGGAAGGTGTCCACTGGACAAGACCACAGGGTGGATTGTTTATCTGGTTGACATTACCCGAAGGTTACGACACCATGGAAATGATGGCATCTGGAAAGAAAAACGGAGTACTGTTCATTCCGGGTTCAGCTTTCTCAATAGGCGGCGGTTGTGACAACTCCATGCGTCTTTCTTTCTGCCTTCCTTCAGAGGAAAATATCATTGAAGGAGTAAAGAGGCTTAAAAAGACTGTCGTAGAGTATGGAAAAGAAAAAGGACTGCTCTAA
- a CDS encoding bifunctional enoyl-CoA hydratase/phosphate acetyltransferase codes for MIRKLSSLLNLAQGSKKKVSVAVAEDKVVLKAVKAAIDNELAEFQLFGNASSIERMCSEIGLTRGYEIIPANSSAEAVAAAVEAIATGRADLLMKGKVKTGDLLSVYLKEEYGLRTGRTMNLVSVFEIPDFDRLLVVTDAGMVIAPDLRQKADSIVNATKVAIALGIKTPKVAVLGAIEVVNEKMPVTMEAAVLSKMAQRHQIPDVIIDGPLALDNAVSIEAAEHKGIESPVAGKADILVMPDIEAGNIFYKAMVFLGKALVASTIMGGKVPIILTSRADSDKTKLLSIALNVIISKGGSK; via the coding sequence ATGATAAGAAAGCTTTCTTCCCTTCTAAATCTGGCACAGGGGAGCAAAAAGAAGGTCTCTGTTGCTGTTGCCGAAGACAAGGTGGTCTTAAAAGCGGTTAAGGCAGCCATTGATAATGAGCTTGCGGAATTTCAGCTTTTCGGCAATGCTTCAAGTATAGAAAGAATGTGTTCTGAAATTGGTTTGACCAGAGGATATGAAATAATACCTGCCAATAGCTCCGCTGAAGCTGTTGCGGCAGCAGTCGAGGCTATTGCAACCGGTCGAGCTGATTTGCTCATGAAGGGGAAAGTAAAAACGGGAGATTTGTTGAGTGTCTATCTTAAAGAAGAATACGGTCTCAGAACAGGCCGAACGATGAACCTTGTGAGTGTCTTTGAAATTCCCGACTTTGATAGATTGCTTGTTGTTACTGATGCGGGCATGGTAATAGCTCCCGATCTCCGGCAAAAAGCAGATTCCATTGTAAATGCCACTAAAGTAGCAATTGCATTGGGGATAAAAACTCCCAAAGTAGCTGTGTTAGGTGCCATAGAAGTGGTTAACGAAAAGATGCCGGTGACAATGGAAGCTGCTGTCCTTTCAAAAATGGCGCAGCGCCATCAAATTCCAGATGTCATAATAGATGGCCCGTTAGCTCTTGACAATGCCGTATCAATTGAAGCGGCAGAACATAAGGGAATTGAAAGCCCGGTAGCAGGCAAAGCAGATATCCTTGTGATGCCTGATATAGAAGCGGGAAATATTTTCTACAAAGCCATGGTTTTTCTCGGCAAAGCGCTTGTGGCAAGCACCATAATGGGTGGGAAAGTTCCTATTATATTAACTTCAAGGGCTGATTCAGATAAAACCAAACTGCTGTCTATCGCCCTGAACGTAATTATCTCAAAGGGGGGCTCAAAGTGA